One region of Chlamydia psittaci 6BC genomic DNA includes:
- a CDS encoding transporter substrate-binding domain-containing protein produces the protein MKQLISYLRILFFGCCLFLVGCSSSVKRDKIWIVGTNATYPPFEFIDENGNTIGFDIDLAEAISRQLGKELKVVEFSFDALILNLKKHRIDAILAGMSITQSRQKEIAMLPYHGEGVRELTVVSKQPVNKDTVLPLSKYSSVAVQTGTFHEDYLLSLPGVCVRSFDSTLEVLMEVGCKKSPIAVLEPSVARVVLKEFPDLYTTTVDLPEDQWVLGCGLGIAKDRPEHVKEVQNALDELQADGTILKLEKKWGLDKQGF, from the coding sequence ATGAAACAGTTGATTTCTTACCTTCGAATCTTGTTTTTCGGGTGTTGTTTATTCTTAGTAGGTTGCAGTTCTTCTGTTAAGAGAGATAAAATTTGGATAGTAGGTACGAATGCTACCTATCCCCCCTTTGAATTTATTGATGAAAACGGAAATACCATTGGTTTTGATATAGATCTTGCGGAAGCGATTAGCCGACAACTTGGTAAAGAATTGAAGGTTGTGGAGTTCTCTTTTGATGCATTGATTCTCAATCTAAAGAAACATCGCATAGATGCGATTTTGGCAGGGATGTCAATTACGCAATCGCGTCAAAAAGAAATTGCTATGCTTCCTTATCATGGAGAGGGCGTCCGTGAGCTCACTGTTGTATCTAAACAGCCTGTAAATAAAGATACTGTTCTTCCTTTATCTAAATATTCTTCGGTGGCTGTACAAACGGGAACTTTCCATGAGGATTACCTGTTATCTTTGCCAGGAGTCTGTGTGCGTTCTTTTGATAGCACTTTAGAGGTTCTAATGGAGGTGGGTTGTAAGAAATCCCCAATAGCTGTTCTTGAGCCTTCTGTTGCTCGTGTGGTACTAAAAGAGTTTCCTGATTTATATACGACAACCGTAGATCTACCTGAAGATCAGTGGGTTTTAGGGTGCGGCTTAGGTATAGCGAAAGATCGTCCTGAGCACGTGAAAGAAGTTCAAAACGCTTTGGATGAGCTGCAAGCTGATGGAACTATCCTAAAATTAGAAAAAAAATGGGGATTAGATAAACAGGGTTTTTAA
- a CDS encoding histidine triad nucleotide-binding protein, protein MTIFERIIEGSIDCEKVFENENFIAIKDRFPQAAVHLLIIPKKHIEKLQDMQDEDFSLLAEAGKIIQQLAEAFGIAEGYRVVINNGVDGGQSVFHLHIHLLGGSSLGAIA, encoded by the coding sequence ATGACCATTTTTGAAAGAATTATCGAAGGCTCAATAGATTGCGAAAAAGTTTTTGAAAATGAAAATTTTATAGCTATAAAAGATCGTTTTCCCCAGGCTGCTGTACATTTGTTGATTATTCCTAAAAAACACATAGAAAAATTACAAGATATGCAGGATGAGGATTTTTCTTTACTTGCTGAAGCAGGAAAAATTATTCAGCAATTAGCGGAAGCTTTTGGTATTGCTGAAGGATATCGTGTTGTAATCAATAATGGTGTTGACGGGGGACAGAGCGTATTCCATTTACATATTCATCTTTTAGGTGGAAGCTCATTGGGGGCTATTGCCTAA
- a CDS encoding MYG1 family protein: MRIPRSVGTHDGSFHADEVTACALLILFDLVDEEKVIRTRNPEKLAECEYVCDVGGVYSPDQKRFDHHQVSYEGPWSSAGMVLHYLKEQRLIDLEEYHFLNHTLIHGIDEQDNGRFFSKEGFCSFSDIIKIYNPEEGRNASDADFFFSLKFTIDLLKRLRNKFRYDRMCRDVVRSAMEKDEFCLFFDRPLAWQENFFFLGGEQHPAAFVCFPACDQWILRGIPPTLDRRMEVRVPFPESWAGLLGKELEEISGIPGAIFCHKGLFLSVWDSKEHCRRALQLVLENRGLV; this comes from the coding sequence ATGCGAATTCCAAGAAGCGTTGGTACACACGACGGTTCTTTTCATGCTGATGAGGTTACAGCGTGTGCTTTACTTATTTTGTTCGATCTTGTTGATGAAGAGAAGGTCATCCGTACGCGAAATCCTGAAAAGCTCGCAGAGTGCGAATATGTGTGTGATGTCGGTGGAGTCTATTCCCCAGATCAAAAAAGATTTGATCACCACCAGGTATCCTATGAAGGACCTTGGAGTAGCGCAGGAATGGTATTGCATTATCTTAAGGAACAACGACTTATCGATCTAGAAGAATATCATTTTCTCAATCATACGTTAATTCATGGCATCGATGAACAAGACAATGGAAGGTTTTTTTCCAAAGAAGGCTTTTGTTCTTTTTCTGATATAATTAAAATCTACAATCCTGAAGAAGGGAGGAATGCTTCGGATGCGGATTTCTTTTTCTCTTTAAAATTTACTATCGACTTATTGAAGCGTTTGAGAAATAAGTTTCGCTACGATCGCATGTGTAGAGATGTTGTCAGATCTGCCATGGAAAAAGATGAATTTTGTTTATTTTTTGATCGTCCGTTGGCATGGCAAGAAAATTTCTTTTTTTTAGGTGGTGAGCAACACCCTGCAGCGTTTGTCTGTTTCCCTGCTTGTGATCAATGGATTCTTCGGGGGATCCCTCCGACTTTAGATAGGCGTATGGAAGTGCGTGTGCCCTTCCCAGAAAGTTGGGCAGGACTTCTTGGCAAAGAGCTCGAAGAAATCAGCGGGATTCCTGGAGCAATTTTCTGCCATAAGGGATTGTTTTTATCCGTTTGGGATAGCAAAGAACACTGTCGGCGAGCCTTACAGTTGGTATTAGAAAATCGAGGATTAGTATGA
- the aroF gene encoding 3-deoxy-7-phosphoheptulonate synthase, translating to MLTTTYPLPHTLKQSAKDPNFLLSLSSDIVIGKGEPLLIAGPCTLESYEHTVTIGLAAKAAGATVLRGSIRKPRTSPFTFQGWGKEKVIWHKEAQRIHGLLTETEVLDVRDVEITAENVDFLRIGARNMQNFVLLQEVSKSHRPVILKRHPSATIEEWLSSAEYLLNSPSCPGVILCERGIRTFETSTRYTLDLNTVALLKEVSPLPVIVDPSHAAGKRSLVPPLAKAAMAAGADGLMIEIHESPEKALCDGKQHITPEELSDLFASIRETYSICQGSHR from the coding sequence ATTCTTACGACTACCTATCCTCTCCCACACACGTTAAAACAATCTGCTAAGGATCCGAATTTTCTTCTTTCCCTATCTTCTGATATCGTCATAGGGAAAGGAGAGCCTCTTCTTATAGCAGGCCCCTGCACTCTAGAAAGCTACGAGCATACTGTGACTATCGGTCTTGCTGCCAAAGCAGCAGGAGCTACAGTACTGCGAGGATCGATAAGAAAACCTAGAACAAGCCCCTTCACCTTTCAAGGCTGGGGGAAAGAAAAGGTGATTTGGCATAAAGAAGCTCAGCGTATCCACGGCCTACTTACGGAAACCGAAGTCTTAGATGTTCGTGATGTAGAAATTACAGCAGAAAACGTGGATTTTCTTCGTATCGGAGCAAGGAATATGCAAAACTTTGTCCTGCTTCAAGAAGTCAGCAAAAGTCATCGTCCTGTTATTCTTAAACGTCACCCTTCCGCAACTATAGAAGAGTGGCTATCCTCTGCAGAATATCTTCTGAACTCTCCCTCCTGTCCTGGTGTCATTCTTTGTGAACGCGGTATACGCACTTTTGAAACGTCCACACGGTATACCCTAGACCTGAACACTGTGGCTTTACTTAAAGAAGTGAGTCCTCTTCCCGTGATTGTAGATCCTTCTCATGCCGCGGGGAAACGCTCTTTAGTGCCTCCTCTAGCAAAAGCTGCTATGGCGGCGGGTGCTGATGGCTTAATGATAGAAATACATGAGTCTCCAGAAAAAGCTCTCTGTGATGGGAAACAACACATCACACCTGAAGAACTTAGTGATCTATTCGCATCCATAAGAGAGACGTACTCTATCTGCCAAGGAAGCCATAGATAG
- a CDS encoding sodium:solute symporter family protein, which produces MNFGLFLCCLLGVQALCIFVGRRGGSTVQDREGYFLAGRSLKTFSLTMTFIATQIGGGVLLGAAEEAARYGYGVILYPLGVALGLIFLGVGPGRKLASGSIVTVVTLFESVYKSKKLRKMAFLLSALSLFFILVAQIVALDKLFGVFSYGKYLTAIFWITLVFYTSTGGFRGVVRTDIVQALFLLIAVITCAVSVWYGSSKFTQIVSPSVFEPLPTSKLPGWIFMPMVFMVVEQDMAQRCVAASSPRRLQWAAIFAGIVILLFNLIPLFLGSLGAKLGISQGCVLIDTVAYVSGPSLAAIMAAAIGVAILSTADSLISAVAQLISEEVPQLSSLNYRYLIGMIAVLAPVAALGFSNIVDLLMLSYGLSVCCLSVPLGTALLTRYQASTLAAWAAVLIGGGVYISGYFITIPFSRDLIAWLSSLTAFIFIEILYVYIGKPSEEKV; this is translated from the coding sequence ATGAATTTTGGATTATTTTTATGTTGTTTGCTTGGCGTTCAGGCCTTATGTATATTTGTAGGTCGTCGAGGCGGCTCTACAGTTCAGGATCGTGAGGGGTATTTCCTCGCAGGAAGAAGTTTAAAAACGTTTTCTTTAACGATGACGTTTATCGCTACACAAATTGGTGGTGGGGTACTCCTAGGTGCAGCTGAAGAAGCCGCACGTTACGGTTATGGAGTGATCTTGTATCCTTTGGGTGTGGCTTTAGGTTTGATATTCCTTGGTGTGGGGCCCGGAAGGAAATTGGCTTCGGGATCGATTGTTACCGTAGTTACGCTTTTTGAGAGTGTGTATAAATCAAAAAAGCTACGTAAAATGGCCTTTCTTCTCTCAGCTCTATCTTTGTTTTTTATTCTTGTAGCGCAGATAGTCGCTTTGGATAAGCTATTCGGCGTTTTCTCTTACGGCAAATATCTCACCGCTATTTTCTGGATCACGCTCGTATTTTATACTTCTACGGGAGGATTTCGTGGTGTTGTCAGAACAGATATCGTTCAGGCGTTATTTCTGCTTATTGCTGTGATCACTTGTGCTGTTTCTGTTTGGTATGGCTCATCTAAGTTTACGCAAATCGTATCTCCCTCTGTTTTTGAACCCCTACCAACAAGCAAGCTTCCCGGATGGATTTTCATGCCTATGGTCTTTATGGTTGTCGAGCAGGATATGGCACAACGTTGTGTTGCTGCCTCCTCACCGCGAAGACTCCAATGGGCAGCAATATTTGCTGGGATCGTAATTCTTTTGTTTAATCTTATTCCATTATTTTTAGGCTCTCTAGGAGCAAAATTGGGGATTTCTCAAGGCTGTGTGCTTATTGATACCGTAGCTTATGTAAGCGGACCATCATTAGCAGCTATTATGGCAGCAGCCATTGGTGTGGCCATACTCTCTACAGCAGATTCTTTGATTAGTGCTGTTGCTCAGCTTATTAGTGAAGAAGTGCCTCAACTATCTTCATTAAACTACCGCTACCTTATTGGCATGATTGCAGTACTCGCTCCTGTTGCTGCTTTAGGCTTTAGCAATATTGTGGATTTGCTGATGCTAAGCTATGGTCTGTCCGTGTGTTGTCTTTCTGTGCCTCTAGGTACGGCTCTTCTCACGCGCTATCAAGCTAGCACTCTTGCAGCTTGGGCAGCGGTGCTCATAGGAGGAGGCGTGTATATCAGTGGGTATTTCATCACCATTCCTTTCTCTAGAGATTTGATTGCTTGGTTAAGCTCTCTTACAGCTTTTATTTTTATCGAAATTTTATACGTGTACATCGGAAAGCCTTCTGAAGAGAAAGTCTGA
- a CDS encoding HEAT repeat domain-containing protein, producing the protein MRQHLLIGDFPRAIQEAKALLSSSECSLSETRLALKALAQGKDYASWHREFTKARKRYPQLAKDRDTLEDFAQQVLSDGMRHPSMTVRAVSILSIGLARDFRLVPLVLASLSDDSVIVRTLGLQVVLQYGSQSLKDAVCKIARHDDSMQVRMMAYQIAAILDIEELLPYLQERANNKLVDGEERREAWKASLMLTPHLLSRSRVQEDMDQALFACELLHHVGEEKDESVLLDLLSIQYPEVQEAALRAALSCGREVSCKSKKVADQVRYIAQTSPFPKVRLQAAALLYLQRDPLGEELLVQGLLSPLASICESASAAVCSLGIGGKDLADRYLNIVVSRRAAANLAILLLVSRTHVERAGDVIADFISDPEMCWAIEQFLWSSQWNPKSASLPLYFDMVKREIGRKLIRLLAVSKYSKVKKVTGDFLANRQQHGWSFFSGLFWEEGDEQTAQIWTADKSFASKLESTLARLCQKKNSESLHQAMQLYPESRWQDKLAILEGIAFSENTEGVDFLLECCYHEPPSLRCAAAGALFALFK; encoded by the coding sequence TTGCGCCAACATTTGCTTATTGGTGATTTCCCTCGAGCGATTCAGGAAGCTAAGGCCCTGTTGTCCTCTTCCGAATGTTCGCTCTCCGAAACTCGACTTGCTCTAAAAGCATTAGCACAGGGGAAGGATTACGCATCCTGGCATCGGGAGTTTACTAAAGCACGTAAACGCTACCCACAACTTGCTAAAGATCGCGATACTTTAGAAGATTTTGCTCAACAAGTTCTTTCCGATGGTATGCGCCACCCTTCGATGACTGTACGCGCAGTGAGTATACTGTCTATAGGCTTAGCCAGAGACTTTCGTTTAGTCCCTCTTGTTCTGGCGAGTCTGTCCGATGATAGCGTGATTGTGCGTACCTTGGGTCTACAGGTAGTCTTGCAGTATGGATCGCAGAGTTTAAAAGATGCTGTCTGTAAAATTGCGCGTCATGATGATTCTATGCAAGTGCGTATGATGGCATACCAAATTGCTGCGATTTTAGACATTGAAGAACTCCTTCCTTATCTTCAAGAACGTGCGAATAACAAACTTGTCGACGGTGAGGAACGTAGGGAAGCGTGGAAAGCTTCTCTCATGCTTACCCCACATTTGCTTTCTAGATCTAGAGTACAAGAAGATATGGATCAGGCTTTATTTGCCTGCGAACTCTTGCATCATGTGGGGGAAGAAAAAGATGAGAGTGTGCTCCTGGATTTATTATCGATTCAGTACCCTGAAGTTCAAGAAGCGGCATTACGCGCAGCATTGTCTTGTGGACGCGAGGTGAGCTGTAAATCAAAAAAAGTTGCTGATCAAGTGCGCTATATTGCGCAAACGTCTCCCTTCCCCAAAGTACGTCTACAAGCAGCAGCTCTTCTCTATCTTCAAAGAGATCCTTTAGGGGAAGAGTTGCTAGTACAAGGTTTACTTTCTCCTCTCGCCTCGATTTGTGAGTCAGCATCTGCTGCCGTATGTTCTTTAGGCATAGGTGGAAAAGATCTTGCTGATAGGTATCTGAATATTGTGGTCTCCAGGAGAGCCGCAGCAAATCTCGCGATTTTACTGCTTGTCAGTCGTACGCATGTGGAAAGAGCTGGTGATGTTATCGCTGATTTTATCAGCGATCCTGAGATGTGCTGGGCTATAGAACAGTTTCTTTGGAGTTCACAGTGGAACCCTAAAAGTGCTTCCCTCCCTCTCTATTTTGATATGGTAAAAAGAGAGATAGGGAGAAAGCTGATCCGTTTGCTTGCTGTATCAAAATATAGTAAAGTAAAAAAAGTTACGGGAGATTTTCTTGCTAATCGGCAACAACATGGCTGGAGTTTTTTTTCAGGATTATTCTGGGAAGAAGGAGATGAGCAAACGGCGCAGATATGGACTGCAGATAAAAGTTTTGCTTCTAAGTTAGAGTCAACTTTAGCTCGCTTGTGTCAGAAAAAAAATAGCGAATCTCTGCATCAAGCGATGCAGCTCTATCCTGAAAGTCGTTGGCAAGATAAACTGGCTATTTTAGAAGGTATCGCTTTTTCGGAAAATACCGAGGGTGTGGATTTCCTTCTGGAATGTTGTTACCATGAACCCCCTTCGCTGCGTTGTGCAGCAGCAGGGGCTTTATTCGCTCTATTTAAGTAG
- a CDS encoding membrane protein → MSSSSLPPPSCPTPGRNNLYHLQVNPQDPLCIRALRLVAYVLLHIITLGLLLLFHYCTRHTAQVTPQPIIPVVPQTPSVPQTPRSQLPLPQLPRTPVAGSPAYLESLRRRAPLQPPQHPTPPAPVNLPAATPIPTGTTQPRPQPITPPPAAPTPPPQTTTETPQSPQPEVPSLPPAQQPVTKSLLDLPPPAPQPPAATQPHPQPIVPPPAAPIPPPQTTTETPQIPQQEVSSLPPAQQPITKSILDLPPPAPQPPVTTQPHPQPITPPPAGPTPLPQPKTETLRLPQVQQRPLLPGLPSLSEIIGRIQSLGVLPQGVDNKSLEAMVHFNEQGLAPNNARLTITSAQILNPLFIATYPKNIRSTFHLMMHDLETVVRTGNPQNEHTRVSRLLLSQLTHLNDNYYSVDVPGDGNCFYRSFHIGWMCSLMRSGDPQAFEKEAQRIMGLPFAQSSARNLLLTEQMATVIRQCQNYNNVKDLYDNILLSPIHTPKAISYLRNLALYTLDEARLTNLGGEQNVRALILGQMTDAPEMLAEALKNIIQTEPSSPILQHIFRGDVLPITGAANQLELVLEFLSHMLLNHQKIQQLPQEKQQEETLFQTTLDELLNTVSATLTAGDLTEANTLPIITSLPVEIQGHYQKFTQSLMRARPDQQIPTPVAFLAFLLSHPSCVTNNTVCNDFLTHAKTTLAGIIGNNLDLEHALNWQGEVADILNTKLQASWAQKQAGSLIEVALSLCDGFRSSNMIVQLGHTYRLIAKLMQATPQNTPVEELRRSLDTILSHIQHNPNQVASYTEMMNSEIFRGLDLEASTNAKDKVYAEGIKMFFFLLQYPSLLTNRVTANAAKKIMLLYQPHLQQALRNKPNTYRVLSFGGSIFGAFCWHPPACGDTITTQTIESLLSFLSRDPCALSLCPNMRTKFFQIMDSGNAEQTTALLQDTRTAHPLLWEQFIYQMDVVGHRTTPQRTITPFSQSVPNDVLLYSFLQTNAQLLDENTELASRLKTYAMEQTIRIKTDITEHLDMWTTLFWSNIDRLTTYNNLQRAFLFSLVRRNNPHPEAYQSLIHDLNTIDIRELMHTFNSVNTQAEDEHISAISSALGSLALCQYLGDASLTQTVRQLSPLAATQGFFQTDYVPEQQAKIFVLRANNHYNCLLPKDAHDTSRVTNQGDAQNQP, encoded by the coding sequence ATGAGCTCATCTTCTTTACCCCCCCCTTCCTGCCCTACTCCAGGAAGAAATAATCTTTATCATTTACAAGTCAATCCACAGGATCCCTTGTGTATTAGAGCCTTGAGGCTAGTTGCCTATGTGCTGTTGCATATCATTACTTTGGGTCTCCTGCTGCTCTTTCACTACTGTACTCGTCACACAGCACAAGTGACCCCACAACCTATAATTCCTGTTGTACCACAGACTCCAAGTGTACCACAGACTCCCAGGTCCCAACTCCCTCTACCACAATTGCCTAGAACGCCTGTCGCAGGCTCACCTGCATATCTTGAATCTTTACGAAGAAGAGCTCCATTACAACCGCCTCAACATCCTACTCCCCCAGCTCCTGTAAATCTCCCTGCGGCTACACCTATCCCAACAGGGACAACACAACCGCGTCCACAGCCGATCACTCCTCCTCCTGCTGCACCTACCCCACCTCCTCAGACCACAACAGAAACTCCACAAAGCCCTCAACCAGAAGTCCCCAGCCTGCCTCCGGCTCAACAACCGGTTACCAAGAGCCTATTAGATCTTCCTCCTCCAGCGCCCCAACCACCAGCGGCAACACAACCGCATCCACAGCCGATAGTTCCTCCTCCTGCTGCACCTATCCCACCCCCTCAGACCACAACAGAAACTCCACAAATCCCTCAGCAAGAAGTCTCCAGCCTACCTCCGGCTCAACAACCTATTACCAAGAGTATATTAGATCTTCCTCCGCCAGCACCCCAACCACCAGTGACAACACAACCGCATCCACAGCCGATTACTCCTCCCCCTGCTGGACCTACCCCACTCCCTCAGCCCAAAACAGAAACTCTACGACTACCTCAAGTACAACAAAGACCTCTACTCCCAGGATTACCTAGTCTATCTGAAATTATTGGGCGCATACAAAGCTTAGGGGTGTTACCACAAGGTGTGGATAATAAATCTTTAGAAGCTATGGTTCATTTTAATGAACAAGGGTTAGCTCCTAACAATGCGCGTTTAACGATTACCTCTGCGCAAATCCTTAATCCTCTATTCATTGCTACCTATCCTAAAAACATTCGCTCGACATTCCATTTAATGATGCATGATCTTGAAACTGTCGTCCGCACAGGTAATCCTCAAAATGAACACACTCGCGTCTCTCGTTTGCTGTTATCCCAGTTAACCCACCTGAATGACAACTATTACTCTGTTGATGTTCCTGGAGACGGTAACTGCTTTTACCGTTCTTTCCACATAGGGTGGATGTGTTCATTAATGCGTTCAGGAGATCCGCAAGCATTCGAGAAGGAAGCTCAGCGTATTATGGGATTACCTTTTGCCCAGTCATCGGCGAGAAATCTTTTACTTACGGAACAGATGGCTACGGTGATTAGACAATGCCAGAACTACAACAATGTGAAAGATCTGTACGATAACATTCTTCTTTCCCCCATACACACACCTAAAGCAATTTCTTATTTACGTAACCTGGCTCTTTACACTTTAGATGAAGCACGTTTAACCAATCTGGGAGGGGAACAGAACGTTCGAGCTTTAATTTTAGGTCAGATGACCGATGCTCCGGAGATGTTAGCAGAAGCTCTGAAAAATATCATTCAAACAGAGCCTTCGAGCCCGATTTTACAACATATCTTCCGAGGCGACGTATTGCCCATAACGGGAGCTGCAAATCAATTAGAGTTGGTTTTAGAGTTCTTATCGCACATGCTCCTCAACCATCAAAAAATCCAACAGCTACCTCAGGAAAAACAGCAAGAAGAAACTCTTTTTCAAACAACGTTAGATGAGTTACTCAATACGGTGAGTGCTACCCTAACTGCTGGAGATCTAACTGAGGCAAATACTCTCCCGATCATTACCTCGCTCCCTGTAGAAATTCAAGGACATTACCAGAAATTCACTCAATCCCTAATGAGAGCAAGGCCAGATCAACAGATCCCTACCCCTGTAGCTTTCCTTGCTTTCCTACTCTCTCATCCTTCATGTGTAACAAACAATACGGTATGTAATGATTTCTTAACACATGCAAAAACTACATTAGCAGGGATTATAGGCAATAACTTAGACTTAGAGCACGCTCTAAATTGGCAAGGAGAAGTAGCAGATATTCTTAATACAAAACTGCAAGCTTCTTGGGCTCAAAAACAAGCAGGAAGCTTGATTGAAGTGGCTCTCTCGCTTTGTGATGGGTTTAGATCTTCGAATATGATTGTACAATTAGGTCACACCTACAGGCTCATCGCTAAATTGATGCAAGCTACGCCACAAAATACTCCTGTAGAAGAATTACGCAGATCTTTAGACACAATTTTATCTCATATCCAACATAATCCTAATCAAGTAGCTTCCTATACAGAAATGATGAATTCTGAGATATTTAGGGGATTGGATTTAGAAGCTTCTACAAATGCTAAGGATAAAGTTTATGCGGAGGGGATAAAAATGTTCTTCTTCCTTTTACAATATCCTTCCTTACTTACCAATCGCGTAACAGCGAATGCAGCAAAGAAAATCATGTTGTTGTACCAACCGCATTTACAACAAGCTTTAAGGAATAAGCCCAACACGTACCGTGTATTGTCTTTCGGAGGAAGTATTTTTGGTGCCTTCTGCTGGCATCCCCCTGCATGTGGAGATACTATCACCACACAAACCATTGAATCCTTATTATCCTTCCTATCTAGAGATCCTTGTGCTTTGTCTCTTTGCCCCAACATGAGAACTAAGTTCTTCCAAATCATGGATTCAGGAAATGCCGAGCAAACGACCGCGTTACTTCAGGATACACGAACAGCCCACCCTCTCTTATGGGAACAATTTATTTATCAAATGGATGTCGTGGGTCATAGAACCACCCCACAAAGAACGATTACACCGTTTAGTCAGTCCGTTCCCAACGACGTTTTACTTTACAGCTTTTTGCAAACGAACGCACAGCTGTTAGATGAGAATACAGAGTTGGCAAGTAGACTCAAGACCTATGCAATGGAACAAACTATCCGAATAAAAACGGACATAACAGAACATCTCGATATGTGGACGACATTGTTCTGGTCAAATATTGACAGACTAACTACGTATAACAACTTACAACGTGCTTTCCTCTTCTCTTTAGTACGTAGGAACAACCCACATCCTGAGGCATATCAATCCCTTATTCATGATTTAAACACTATAGATATCCGAGAGCTTATGCACACATTTAACTCTGTAAACACTCAGGCAGAAGATGAGCATATTAGTGCGATTTCTTCAGCTTTAGGTTCATTAGCTCTTTGCCAATACCTAGGAGATGCGAGTTTAACACAAACCGTAAGACAACTCAGTCCGTTAGCGGCGACTCAAGGATTTTTCCAAACGGACTATGTTCCGGAGCAACAGGCTAAGATTTTTGTATTACGTGCAAACAACCACTACAACTGTTTGTTACCTAAAGATGCTCATGACACATCAAGAGTAACAAACCAAGGAGATGCGCAAAACCAACCATAA